In Nomia melanderi isolate GNS246 chromosome 5, iyNomMela1, whole genome shotgun sequence, a single genomic region encodes these proteins:
- the LOC116430936 gene encoding uncharacterized protein LOC116430936 isoform X4 — translation MKLLKLPPSLQKEKEEGRFSDENEKEMKEKFLHKLIFAVKQPNKEKLGTIIKNEIETDIESNKVPYNYDDLREIALRWLESREYGHITKEIMEKLLQDIKQNRFSYRKVQTADFETVKFAKCVVGSEETPAFYQFCDFLIKGDGKKCLQVMQKKEVTLTSMSSILTGVKANAPKPFKDLYDLWFDEQGNETQYLKTLKKEKLKLINMSSILNGAGVNASKAFKNLYDLLFDEQGNKTKYLQTLEKERVNLANVSNILSAAGANAVKAFIDLYDTWFDANGNKTLYLKTLEQKEINLSNISSILGGAGTNAAKIFKEMYDLWFDDKGDETQYLETLKKHGIKLSNISSILGGTGTNAPKTFTNLYNLWFDRKGNKTVYLEALEKEGVGVANITSILNKARVNTPKAFKDLYSLWFDETGNKTVYLKTLEKEGINIVNVSSMLTGSGVNAPKAFKDLYNLWFDENGNKTEYLRCIKEQGINICNMSNILHASGGNAAKAFKDLYDTLFDKQGRKTEYLETLEKEEISFSNVSTVLRGAGAKSAKAFKDLCDPIFNKQANQIDYLKTIKKWNFSISNMFSILSGSGLNAGKAFIELYDAFFDKNGHKTPYLKHFTEKNDWEESFTPHCLSTILYTTGTKATDSFKKLHDVCFDDEGNRTKMLDDFYKAGFKPRDISRILWGASTRASSILKRWHCVFFNEEGEITELLDSFYKAGFRPRDICNILNRGIDRVQEFYDFCFIDETKEYLCHFINKEGSFSLINLCIILRGAGPNICKALKDFHDICFDESGKKSQILNDFYKVGFSSNNLSDILFTAGCNAAFIFRSFHKCCFNEENYLDHFLAQGNIFTPYRLSRILWGVGIKISFVFKKLHDLCFDNMGNKTNYLNDLIKKSSQELTNTLYVKVRKVPLFLSNTSV, via the coding sequence ATGAAGCTACTAAAGCTTCCTCCCTCtttgcaaaaagaaaaagaggaaggcAGATTTTCtgacgaaaatgaaaaagaaatgaaagagaaatttttACACAAATTGATATTTGCTGTTAAGCAACCTAACAAGGAAAAATTAGGTaccattattaaaaatgaaatagaaactgaTATTGAATCTAATAAAGTGCCGTACAACTACGATGATTTACGTGAAATAGCGTTACGCTGGTTAGAGTCTCGTGAATATGGCCATATTACAAAGGAAATCATGGAAAAGCTTTTGCaagatattaaacaaaatagatTCAGTTATAGGAAAGTTCAGACTGCAGATTTTGAAACAGTTAAATTTGCTAAATGTGTGGTTGGAAGTGAGGAAACGCCAGCATTTTATCAGTTCTGTGATTTTTTAATCAAAGGGGATGGAAAAAAATGTCTTCAAGTTATGCAGAAAAAAGAAGTAACGCTAACTAGTATGTCTAGTATTTTAACTGGAGTAAAAGCCAATGCTCCTAAACCATTCAAAGACTTGTATGATCTATGGTTTGACGAGCAAGGAAATGAAactcaatatttaaaaactctgaaaaaagaaaaattgaaactcATTAATATGTCTAGTATTTTGAATGGAGCAGGAGTTAATGCCTCCAAAGCTTTTAAAAACTTGTATGATCTGTTGTTTGATGAACAAGggaataaaactaaatatctACAAActttagaaaaagaaagagtaaATTTAGCTAATGTGTCAAACATTTTAAGTGCAGCAGGAGCTAATGCTGTAAAAGCTTTCATAGATTTGTATGATACATGGTTTGATGCAAATGGAAATAAAACCCTATACTTAAAAACTCTGGAACAAAAAGAGATAAATTTGTCTAATATATCCAGCATTTTAGGTGGAGCAGGAACTAATGCTGCAAAAATCTTTAAAGAGATGTATGATCTATGGTTTGATGATAAAGGAGATGAAACGCAGTACTTAGAAACCCTAAAAAAACATggaataaaactatctaatataTCCAGTATTTTAGGTGGGACAGGAACCAACGCTCCAAAAACTTTTACAAACTTGTATAATCTGTGGTTTGatagaaaaggaaataaaaccgTGTATTTAGAAGCTCTAGAAAAAGAAGGAGTTGGTGTAGCAAATATAAccagtattttaaataaagctCGAGTTAATACTCCAAAAGCTTTTAAGGATCTATATAGTCTATGGTTTGATGAAACaggaaataaaactgtatatttaaaaactttagaaaaagaaggaataaaTATAGTTAACGTGTCTAGTATGCTAACTGGATCTGGAGTTAATGCTCCAAAAGCTTTTAAAGACTTATATAATCTATGGTTtgatgaaaatggaaataaaactgaatatctAAGATGTATAAAAGAacaaggaataaatatatgtaatatgtcaaatattttacatgCATCAGGAGGTAATGCTGCAAAAGCCTTCAAAGATTTATACGATACTTTGTTTGATAAACAAGGACGGAAAACTGAATACTTAGAAActttagaaaaagaagaaataagttTCTCTAATGTATCTACTGTTTTACGTGGAGCGGGAGCTAAGAGTGCGAAAGCTTTTAAAGATTTATGTGATCCTATATTTAATAAGCAAGCTAATCAaatcgattatttgaaaactataAAGAAGTGGAACTTTAGTATATCTAATATGTTCAGTATTTTAAGTGGATCAGGACTTAACGCTGGAAAAgcttttatagagttatatgaTGCTTTTTTTGATAAAAATGGACATAAAACACCGTATTTAAAGCATTTCACAGAGAAAAATGATTGGGAAGAAAGTTTTACACCACATTGCTTAAGTACAATATTATACACAACAGGAACTAAAGCTACGgactcatttaaaaaattacatgatGTTTGCTTTGACGACGAAGGAAACAGAACGAAAATGTTAGACGATTTCTACAAAGCAGGTTTTAAACCACGTGATATATCCCGCATATTATGGGGAGCAAGTACTCGGGCTTCTTCTATTTTAAAAAGATGGCATTGTGTCTTTTTTAATGAGGAAGGGGAAATAACAGAACTTCTAGATAGTTTTTATAAGGCAGGTTTTAGACCGCGCGATATATGCAACATATTGAATAGAGGAATAGATAGAGTACaagaattttatgatttttgttttatagatgaaacaaaagaatacttatgtcattttataaataaagagggtagtttttcattaatcaaTTTATGCATTATATTGCGCGGAGCAGGGCCTAATATTTGTAAGGCATTAAAAGATTTTCATGATATTTGTTTTGATGAATCGGGAAAGAAATCGcagattttaaatgatttttataaagtaGGTTTTTCATCAAATAATTTATCTGATATATTATTCACAGCAGGATGTAATGCCGcttttatttttagaagtttTCATAAATGTTgttttaatgaagaaaactatttaGATCACTTCTTAGCGCAGGGAAACATTTTTACGCCATACCGTTTATCCAGGATACTATGGGGAGTAGGAATtaagatttcttttgtttttaagaaattacaTGATCTTTGTTTTGATAACATGGGaaacaaaacaaattatttaaatgatcttataaaaaaaagttcGCAAGAGCTAACAAATACACTCTATGTAAAAGTTAGGAaagttcctttatttttaagtaatacATCAGTTTAG